A window of Gloeocapsa sp. PCC 73106 contains these coding sequences:
- a CDS encoding glycosyltransferase family 39 protein, which produces MLRTIPKNVIYYIIFLLSFLLRSLQITIPLNVDEVSWLHRSTLFFKFLFQGNLAETFLRHHPGVTNMWLYGSGMLLNCKFNQLFPELLDMKQSEDILSCLNTIASQNIPISLYVIPRLLQAVVTSACMVIIYVLAKRLLGQAVALAGIILLILEPFFLAYQRFLTTDALQANFSAIGMLLFLLYLRRKIDPPGIRYAARFYLISSGVFMGLAVAAKIPTLFILPGVFIWIVLIELGLWRPHFHPRGWRVQMIDMCLWLMTIFLVFYLILPAMWVAPLETLSQLRAGLSEENDYITHRFFLGEIRDTKKVIFHLFYPLALIYRLSPVVHIGLLVCILILLIPKLRRNLQNSSELLALILVSLSVMFFLSRTNQKYDRYLLLIYPQLILLAGSGWISIFVLAKRRFWMAILMVGLQILVLAPHYPYYITYFNPLFGGGKTAQNLIHIGQGEGLEQIASFLNQSPDANSFVVASYMPNVLDSYFQGMVLNLAKIAYSDPNLLIQTNYVVSYISQRQRESTINPELLSFFNLQQPLYKATLHNVDYARVYSGLIPLPENLKYIQTPLSLSFGEQVTLLGYDLITSQVKPGEELVIASYWKFWQTLPTTARIGMTLYDINGKIKQTSQSSLINNYISLDQISLGTIIRDVHKLKTDYDLPLGRYQIALEWWIPEQDQKLEVTDSQGKLPGNKAVIGNIEVVK; this is translated from the coding sequence ATGCTTAGAACGATCCCCAAAAACGTAATTTACTACATCATTTTTTTATTATCTTTTCTGCTTAGAAGTTTGCAAATTACCATCCCTTTAAATGTTGACGAAGTGTCATGGTTACACCGTAGTACATTGTTCTTCAAATTTTTGTTTCAAGGTAATTTAGCTGAGACTTTTCTGCGTCATCATCCCGGAGTTACTAATATGTGGCTTTATGGAAGTGGGATGTTGTTGAATTGTAAGTTTAATCAACTCTTTCCAGAATTGCTAGATATGAAACAGTCAGAGGATATATTGAGTTGCCTCAATACAATCGCTTCGCAAAACATACCTATAAGCTTATATGTGATACCGCGTTTGCTGCAAGCTGTGGTTACTTCCGCTTGTATGGTGATCATCTATGTACTTGCTAAAAGACTTTTAGGACAAGCTGTTGCTTTAGCAGGGATTATTTTACTAATATTAGAGCCATTTTTCCTAGCATATCAGCGCTTTTTAACGACTGATGCCCTACAAGCTAATTTTAGTGCCATCGGAATGTTGTTATTTTTACTGTATTTACGAAGAAAGATCGATCCTCCTGGAATTCGTTATGCGGCGCGCTTCTACCTCATTAGCTCCGGGGTGTTTATGGGGTTAGCGGTAGCAGCAAAAATACCTACTCTTTTTATTTTACCTGGGGTATTTATCTGGATAGTATTAATTGAACTAGGGTTGTGGCGACCTCATTTCCATCCAAGAGGTTGGAGAGTTCAAATGATCGATATGTGTTTGTGGTTGATGACCATATTTTTGGTATTTTATTTGATTTTGCCCGCAATGTGGGTAGCACCTCTAGAAACATTAAGTCAACTGCGAGCAGGTTTGTCAGAAGAAAACGACTATATCACTCACAGGTTTTTTCTGGGAGAAATCAGAGATACAAAAAAAGTGATTTTCCATCTTTTCTATCCATTAGCATTAATTTATCGTCTCTCTCCCGTAGTCCACATAGGATTGTTAGTTTGTATTTTAATATTGCTAATACCAAAGCTACGACGTAACCTTCAAAACAGCAGTGAACTACTTGCACTGATTTTAGTTTCTCTTTCCGTTATGTTTTTTTTATCTAGAACTAATCAAAAATATGACCGTTATTTACTACTTATTTATCCACAATTAATATTGTTAGCAGGATCCGGATGGATAAGTATTTTTGTTTTAGCAAAACGTCGGTTTTGGATGGCAATTTTGATGGTAGGACTGCAAATTCTTGTACTTGCGCCACACTATCCATATTATATAACATACTTTAATCCCTTATTTGGAGGAGGAAAAACTGCTCAAAATCTGATTCATATTGGTCAAGGAGAAGGTCTGGAACAAATAGCTAGCTTTTTAAACCAGTCGCCGGATGCTAATAGTTTTGTAGTGGCATCATATATGCCAAATGTTTTAGATTCATATTTTCAAGGTATGGTTTTAAATTTAGCCAAAATAGCGTACAGTGATCCTAATCTCTTGATACAAACTAACTACGTAGTAAGCTATATTAGTCAGAGACAGCGTGAGTCAACTATTAACCCTGAATTACTTAGTTTCTTTAACTTGCAACAACCATTATACAAGGCTACCCTACACAATGTGGATTATGCACGAGTGTATTCTGGGTTAATACCTTTACCAGAAAATTTAAAATACATCCAGACTCCCTTATCTTTATCTTTTGGTGAACAGGTCACCCTATTAGGTTATGATTTAATCACTTCTCAAGTAAAACCCGGTGAAGAGCTAGTAATCGCCTCCTATTGGAAATTTTGGCAAACTCTACCGACAACTGCAAGGATCGGCATGACCCTGTACGATATAAATGGAAAAATTAAGCAAACTTCTCAAAGCAGCTTGATCAATA